The proteins below come from a single Leopardus geoffroyi isolate Oge1 chromosome D3, O.geoffroyi_Oge1_pat1.0, whole genome shotgun sequence genomic window:
- the CRYBA4 gene encoding beta-crystallin A4 isoform X1, producing MFWHILWVRLAGNMTLQCTKTTGHWKIVVWDEEGFQGRRHEFTAECPSVLELGFETVRSLKVLSGAWVGYEHAGFQGQQYVLERGEYPSWDAWSGNTAYPADRLTSFRPVTCANHRDSRLTIFEQENFLGRKGELSDDYPSLQAMGWDGNEVGSFHVHSGAWVCSQFPGYRGFQYVLECDHHSGDYKHFREWGSHAQTFQVQSVRRIQQ from the exons ATGTTCTGGCATATTCTCTGGGTCCGTCTTG CTGGCAACATGACCCTGCAGTGCACCAAAACCACAGGACATTGGAAG ATCGTGGTGTGGGATGAAGAGGGCTTCCAGGGCCGGAGGCATGAGTTTACGGCAGAGTGCCCCAGTGTGCTGGAGCTTGGCTTTGAGACTGTGCGATCTTTGAAAGTGCTGAGCGGAGC GTGGGTAGGCTACGAGCACGCTGGCTTCCAAGGGCAGCAGTATGTGCTGGAGCGGGGCGAGTACCCGTCCTGGGATGCCTGGAGCGGCAACACTGCCTACCCAGCCGACAGGCTCACCTCCTTCCGACCGGTGACCTGCGCT AACCATCGTGACTCGAGGCTGACCATCTTCGAGCAAGAGAACTTTCTGGGCAGGAAAGGCGAGCTGAGTGATGACTACCCCTCCCTCCAGGCCATGGGCTGGGATGGCAATGAAGTGGGCTCCTTCCATGTCCACTCGGGGGC ctGGGTTTGCTCCCAGTTTCCCGGCTACCGAGGCTTTCAGTATGTGCTGGAGTGTGATCACCACTCGGGCGACTACAAGCATTTCCGAGAGTGGGGCTCGCACGCCCAGACCTTCCAGGTGCAAAGCGTCCGCAGGATCCAGCAGTGA
- the CRYBA4 gene encoding beta-crystallin A4 isoform X2, producing MTLQCTKTTGHWKIVVWDEEGFQGRRHEFTAECPSVLELGFETVRSLKVLSGAWVGYEHAGFQGQQYVLERGEYPSWDAWSGNTAYPADRLTSFRPVTCANHRDSRLTIFEQENFLGRKGELSDDYPSLQAMGWDGNEVGSFHVHSGAWVCSQFPGYRGFQYVLECDHHSGDYKHFREWGSHAQTFQVQSVRRIQQ from the exons ATGACCCTGCAGTGCACCAAAACCACAGGACATTGGAAG ATCGTGGTGTGGGATGAAGAGGGCTTCCAGGGCCGGAGGCATGAGTTTACGGCAGAGTGCCCCAGTGTGCTGGAGCTTGGCTTTGAGACTGTGCGATCTTTGAAAGTGCTGAGCGGAGC GTGGGTAGGCTACGAGCACGCTGGCTTCCAAGGGCAGCAGTATGTGCTGGAGCGGGGCGAGTACCCGTCCTGGGATGCCTGGAGCGGCAACACTGCCTACCCAGCCGACAGGCTCACCTCCTTCCGACCGGTGACCTGCGCT AACCATCGTGACTCGAGGCTGACCATCTTCGAGCAAGAGAACTTTCTGGGCAGGAAAGGCGAGCTGAGTGATGACTACCCCTCCCTCCAGGCCATGGGCTGGGATGGCAATGAAGTGGGCTCCTTCCATGTCCACTCGGGGGC ctGGGTTTGCTCCCAGTTTCCCGGCTACCGAGGCTTTCAGTATGTGCTGGAGTGTGATCACCACTCGGGCGACTACAAGCATTTCCGAGAGTGGGGCTCGCACGCCCAGACCTTCCAGGTGCAAAGCGTCCGCAGGATCCAGCAGTGA
- the CRYBB1 gene encoding beta-crystallin B1: protein MSQAVKASATAAANTGPDGKGKGAPAAGPAPGPGPALAPASVPTTKAGDLPLGSYKLVVFEQENFQGRRVEFSGECLNLADRGFDRVRSLIVISGPWVAFEQSNFRGEMFVLEKGEYPRWDTWSSSYRSDRLMSFRPVKMDSQEHKICLFEGANFKGNTMEIQEDDVPSLWVYGFCDRVGSVRVSSGTWVGYQYPGYRGYQYLLEPGEFRHWNEWGAFQPQMQAVRRLRDRQWHREGCFPVLAAEPPK, encoded by the exons ATGTCTCAGGCTGTGAAGGCCTCAGCTACAGCGGCAGCGAACACAGGGCCTgatgggaaggggaaaggggccCCAGCGGCAGGaccggcccccggccccggccccgccctggCCCCCGCATCCGTGCCGACGACAAAAGCGGGGGACCTGCCTCTGGGCAGCTACAAG CTGGTGGTCTTTGAGCAGGAGAACTTCCAGGGCCGGCGTGTGGAATTCTCTGGGGAGTGCTTGAACCTGGCGGACCGTGGCTTCGACCGAGTGCGCAGCCTCATTGTCATCTCCGGACC CTGGGTCGCCTTTGAGCAGTCCAACTTCCGGGGGGAGATGTTCGTCCTTGAGAAGGGCGAGTACCCGCGCTGGGACACGTGGTCGAGCAGCTACCGCAGCGACAGGCTCATGTCCTTCCGGCCTGTCAAGATG GACTCCCAGGAGCACAAGATCTGCCTGTTTGAAGGTGCCAACTTCAAGGGCAACACCATGGAGATCCAGGAGGACGATGTGCCCAGTCTCTGGGTCTATGGCTTTTGTGACCGCGTGGGCAGCGTGAGGGTCTCCAGTGGAAC ctGGGTTGGCTATCAATATCCCGGCTACCGCGGGTACCAGTACCTCCTGGAGCCAGGCGAATTCCGGCACTGGAACGAGTGGGGGGCCTTCCAGCCGCAGATGCAGGCCGTGCGTCGCCTGCGTGACAGGCAGTGGCATCGTGAGGGCTGCTTCCCGGTCCTCGCCGCCGAGCCCCCCAAGTGA